The Meiothermus sp. CFH 77666 genome has a segment encoding these proteins:
- the cas3 gene encoding CRISPR-associated helicase Cas3' translates to MKELSKAAKALWAKSSKEDCKGHPLIAHMLDVAACAEAILELEPESTLQRYAEDFGLLPEQAQPLLLALIALHDIGKASPAFQQLWEPGLNRLVCIEPAFDWRKSKSKPPTYPKYVPHAVISQAVLPDLLQKRGFPRSLVNGVGGSGGIGDALGCHHGFRAESLQKACYPHEQGKNIWEEVRQILVEEVFCTLGASALPTVQSLSPAAFMRLAGLTSFADWIGSSFYPDLKFDGFEDDLPGYWEASKKLARKRLQDLGWTKRVPLVEEPKPLREVFDYLSRESGKVFVPRPLQLWVKRLVKNTQQPTLLLIEAAMGEGKTEAALYAFLRLQAQIGHRGLYVALPTMATGNQMFERALRFLNEQGKGREVKLDLQLIHGATQLNELYQKLQGKILPNTEREEELLENVEARAYFTHKRRALLSEYGVGTVDQALLTVLNVKHQFVRLWGLGNRVVIIDEVHAYDTYTSELILTLVCWLRALGSSVILMSATLPKEKRRQILEAYGGQDQDTDHYPRIYKVSGGQTELVRFKGDRSRQVKVKLEPLESSLEAIVRLLEEKLAEGGCAVCIVNTVDRAQALYQLLKQRGCLNPMLFHARFPAEDRARLEDEVLARFGKDSTLENGQRPQKAVLVATQVVEQSLDLDFDLMVSDLAPVDLLLQRAGRLWRHKRSNRPIAEPILYVAGLVHQDELPDLRTHYWDKVYAPFILYKTWEGLKGRTHLTLPTDIDPLVQQVYNGAELALELSPEARQKVAEHQAEFDQQTLVDRKDSEAAVISHLHEGELQLREAVRSREEDDPPDGRPVALTRKGDGSVLVIPLFEIDGQYYLDRGATRPYDPKQPAQTFMRAVRLSRISVVGNNNPKRWVPSALEQHNQAQGIDRCFKSWKEDALLRNCVPLILNPEGKVVIDKTEVTLDEKLGVVYRKLEAP, encoded by the coding sequence AGCACTTTGGGCGAAAAGCAGCAAGGAGGATTGCAAAGGCCACCCGTTGATTGCCCACATGCTTGACGTTGCGGCTTGCGCTGAAGCAATCCTTGAACTCGAGCCCGAATCCACCCTCCAGCGCTATGCTGAAGATTTTGGTTTACTGCCTGAGCAGGCTCAGCCGCTGCTTCTGGCTTTGATTGCGCTTCACGACATCGGCAAGGCTAGCCCTGCCTTTCAACAACTATGGGAGCCAGGCCTAAACCGCCTGGTATGTATCGAGCCCGCGTTCGATTGGCGCAAGAGCAAAAGCAAGCCTCCCACCTACCCGAAGTACGTGCCCCACGCAGTCATTAGCCAAGCGGTTCTACCGGATTTATTGCAAAAGCGCGGCTTTCCTCGATCATTAGTGAACGGGGTTGGTGGCTCGGGGGGAATTGGAGACGCATTGGGCTGCCACCACGGCTTCCGGGCTGAATCGCTGCAAAAAGCCTGCTACCCCCATGAGCAGGGGAAAAATATCTGGGAGGAAGTCCGACAGATTCTCGTCGAGGAGGTGTTCTGTACTCTGGGTGCTTCGGCTCTTCCGACTGTGCAAAGCCTCAGCCCAGCAGCCTTCATGCGACTGGCAGGGCTCACGAGCTTTGCCGACTGGATCGGTTCGAGCTTCTACCCGGATTTGAAATTTGACGGCTTTGAGGACGACCTGCCGGGATACTGGGAGGCCAGCAAAAAACTGGCGCGGAAGCGTCTACAGGACTTGGGTTGGACAAAGCGGGTTCCACTGGTCGAGGAACCCAAACCGCTTCGGGAGGTGTTCGACTACCTTAGTCGCGAATCGGGAAAGGTATTTGTGCCCCGTCCGCTTCAGCTCTGGGTCAAGCGACTGGTCAAGAACACCCAACAACCCACGCTGCTCCTCATTGAGGCGGCCATGGGCGAGGGCAAAACCGAGGCCGCGCTCTATGCCTTTCTCCGGCTGCAAGCCCAAATCGGGCACCGGGGCCTGTACGTTGCCCTGCCTACGATGGCAACAGGCAACCAGATGTTTGAGCGGGCTTTGCGCTTTCTGAATGAACAAGGCAAAGGGCGAGAGGTAAAGCTCGACCTGCAACTGATCCACGGGGCGACCCAGCTAAACGAGCTGTACCAGAAGTTGCAGGGCAAAATTCTGCCCAATACCGAGCGCGAAGAAGAGCTGCTCGAGAACGTCGAGGCCAGAGCCTACTTCACCCACAAGAGGCGGGCGCTGCTCTCGGAGTACGGCGTAGGTACCGTTGATCAAGCTTTACTTACCGTCCTTAACGTCAAGCACCAGTTTGTACGGCTGTGGGGGCTAGGTAACCGCGTGGTGATCATTGATGAGGTTCATGCCTACGATACCTACACCTCTGAGCTGATCCTGACCCTGGTGTGCTGGCTGCGTGCGTTGGGCTCGAGCGTGATTCTGATGAGCGCCACCCTGCCCAAAGAAAAGCGCAGGCAGATTCTCGAGGCCTATGGTGGCCAAGACCAAGACACCGACCACTACCCGCGCATCTACAAGGTCTCGGGTGGCCAGACCGAGCTCGTGCGCTTCAAGGGCGATCGGAGCCGCCAGGTCAAAGTAAAGCTTGAACCCCTCGAGAGTAGCCTCGAGGCCATCGTGAGGCTGCTCGAGGAGAAGTTGGCTGAGGGTGGTTGTGCGGTCTGCATTGTGAACACCGTAGACCGGGCGCAGGCTTTGTATCAGTTACTGAAGCAGCGTGGGTGCCTCAACCCCATGCTCTTCCACGCCCGTTTTCCTGCCGAGGATCGAGCCCGGCTCGAGGACGAGGTGCTGGCCCGCTTCGGCAAGGACTCGACACTAGAGAACGGCCAGCGCCCCCAAAAAGCCGTGCTGGTGGCCACCCAGGTGGTCGAGCAGTCCCTCGACCTGGACTTCGACCTCATGGTGAGCGACCTGGCCCCGGTGGATCTGCTGCTCCAGCGGGCAGGCCGCCTGTGGCGGCACAAGCGCAGTAATAGGCCCATTGCCGAGCCCATCCTGTACGTTGCCGGGCTGGTACACCAGGACGAGCTGCCCGATCTCCGTACCCACTACTGGGACAAGGTCTACGCCCCTTTCATCCTTTATAAAACCTGGGAAGGGCTCAAGGGTCGCACGCACCTCACCTTGCCCACCGACATAGATCCCCTGGTGCAGCAGGTTTACAACGGGGCAGAGCTGGCCCTGGAGCTATCGCCCGAGGCCCGCCAGAAGGTCGCGGAGCACCAGGCCGAGTTCGACCAGCAGACCCTAGTGGATCGCAAGGACAGTGAAGCAGCGGTCATCAGCCACCTGCACGAAGGGGAGCTACAACTGCGTGAGGCCGTCCGGTCGCGGGAGGAGGACGATCCGCCCGACGGCAGGCCGGTAGCGCTTACCCGTAAGGGTGATGGCTCGGTCTTGGTAATTCCGCTGTTTGAGATCGATGGGCAATACTACCTTGACCGGGGTGCAACCCGCCCCTACGACCCCAAGCAGCCTGCCCAAACTTTCATGCGGGCGGTGCGGCTGAGCCGTATCTCAGTGGTAGGAAACAACAACCCCAAGCGCTGGGTTCCAAGCGCCCTCGAGCAGCACAACCAGGCTCAGGGTATAGATAGGTGCTTCAAGTCCTGGAAGGAGGATGCGCTGTTGCGCAACTGTGTGCCGCTGATCTTGAACCCTGAGGGCAAAGTGGTTATTGACAAAACTGAGGTGACCCTTGATGAAAAGCTGGGTGTGGTCTATCGAAAACTCGAGGCCCCATAA
- the casA gene encoding type I-E CRISPR-associated protein Cse1/CasA translates to MYSFNLVSEPWIPVRIGGRLELFSLEQTLLCAQKIERLEDASPLVLVALHRLLLAVLYRALQGPKTLEDNLKWIKCGQFPQDLIQMYLNQWKSHFDLFDTKRPFFQVPDLDRADFVNHGKSKPIEPKSWIELSPEIRDGGQAAPIFNHENKVAEPIDAPTAARLLLALQTFALGGLRGGRTFQYSAKRAPSPNAIFVIPHGQNLLETFCYCLDPNNYALLENDIPFWESNPAINIAYLKTQGDKVVEVMGCVQAYTWMSRSVKLIPELAGGELRVSKIYFASGLSPGITPEKYYDPMVGTQLIKSGENKDKYRFTGFVKGRQFWRDFHSLFTPEDSNDRRPPRVISISSRLYNDASPITLGIYGIANPTQEAKIDFARQEFYTLPEAISADRTSEVYSSLEEALKQAEDLGTALDRAIWQLARLVTVRSERKLSDEDRAAINKRAETYPGKMAYWSKLDSVFPKLLLRLTKDYQWQSVRVFWLKQLIEASNHAWNLTQLAVGDDASALKALYVSEQILREAQNPILQQLKEAKEAV, encoded by the coding sequence ATGTACTCCTTTAACCTGGTAAGTGAGCCCTGGATTCCGGTTCGGATAGGCGGGCGGCTCGAGCTGTTCTCCCTTGAGCAAACCCTGCTTTGTGCGCAGAAGATTGAGCGGCTCGAGGATGCCTCGCCGCTGGTGCTGGTGGCACTGCACCGGCTGCTTTTGGCGGTGCTGTATAGGGCGTTACAGGGCCCCAAGACCTTGGAGGACAACCTGAAGTGGATCAAGTGCGGTCAGTTTCCACAAGATCTTATTCAGATGTACCTCAACCAGTGGAAATCACACTTTGACCTGTTTGACACTAAGAGACCGTTCTTTCAAGTTCCCGATCTAGACCGAGCCGATTTTGTCAACCACGGCAAGTCGAAGCCTATCGAACCAAAGTCCTGGATTGAGTTGTCACCAGAAATTAGGGACGGCGGCCAGGCAGCACCGATTTTCAATCATGAGAATAAGGTGGCCGAGCCGATAGATGCTCCTACCGCCGCACGCCTGCTTCTGGCCCTACAAACATTTGCATTAGGAGGGCTTAGGGGTGGCAGAACATTTCAATACTCTGCCAAACGAGCACCATCTCCCAACGCCATCTTCGTTATCCCTCACGGACAAAACTTACTGGAAACCTTTTGCTATTGCTTAGATCCCAACAACTATGCACTTCTGGAGAACGATATTCCGTTCTGGGAGTCGAACCCGGCCATAAACATTGCTTACTTGAAGACCCAGGGTGACAAAGTAGTTGAGGTAATGGGCTGTGTGCAGGCCTATACCTGGATGAGTAGATCGGTAAAGCTAATCCCCGAGCTGGCGGGGGGAGAACTGCGTGTGAGCAAGATCTACTTTGCGTCGGGTCTGTCTCCTGGGATTACACCGGAAAAATATTACGACCCCATGGTAGGTACTCAGCTAATTAAGTCTGGGGAAAACAAGGATAAATACCGCTTTACAGGTTTCGTAAAGGGGCGGCAGTTCTGGCGCGACTTTCACTCACTTTTCACCCCTGAAGATTCCAATGATCGGCGACCTCCTAGAGTAATTTCAATCTCTTCCCGACTATATAACGATGCCTCGCCGATTACTTTGGGCATTTACGGGATAGCGAACCCCACGCAAGAGGCAAAAATAGATTTTGCGCGTCAGGAGTTTTACACCTTGCCAGAAGCAATCAGCGCAGACAGAACAAGTGAGGTCTACAGCAGCCTCGAGGAGGCCCTAAAGCAAGCTGAGGATTTAGGTACAGCCCTGGACCGGGCCATCTGGCAACTGGCACGGTTAGTCACTGTTCGGTCAGAAAGGAAATTGTCTGATGAGGACAGAGCAGCTATTAATAAAAGGGCAGAAACCTACCCAGGCAAAATGGCCTACTGGTCAAAACTAGATAGCGTTTTCCCCAAGCTACTCCTTCGCCTCACCAAGGACTACCAATGGCAATCCGTACGAGTTTTCTGGCTGAAGCAGTTGATAGAGGCTTCAAATCACGCCTGGAATCTCACCCAGCTAGCTGTCGGTGATGATGCCTCGGCATTGAAAGCGCTATACGTCTCTGAGCAAATTCTGCGAGAGGCTCAGAACCCGATATTGCAACAACTCAAGGAGGCCAAGGAGGCTGTATGA
- the casB gene encoding type I-E CRISPR-associated protein Cse2/CasB has protein sequence MTEKAVNFIGFLWKLDRKAFAHLRRSLRDEPGHYIGAIPYVEPFTLGDTPSWVRQMYYLVAGLFAYVERPLEPSGSARKPLEQNLGESMARLYVLKERSPSIERRFIRLLDADHEQLPSRLRQTVTLLKSNDIPIGWEQLLDDLGYWRSEQRRVQHRWARSFYQRAERETQPQESTPEPQLTGGNE, from the coding sequence ATGACCGAAAAAGCAGTCAACTTCATAGGGTTCCTATGGAAACTGGATCGTAAGGCCTTCGCTCATCTGCGGCGCAGCCTGCGCGATGAGCCAGGGCATTACATTGGCGCCATCCCCTACGTGGAACCCTTCACTTTGGGCGACACCCCATCATGGGTGCGGCAGATGTACTACCTGGTGGCAGGTCTGTTCGCCTACGTTGAACGGCCACTCGAGCCCAGCGGTTCCGCACGAAAGCCCCTCGAGCAGAACCTGGGCGAGAGCATGGCCCGGCTGTACGTGCTCAAGGAGAGGAGCCCCAGCATCGAACGCCGGTTTATCCGCCTGCTCGACGCAGACCATGAACAACTGCCCAGTCGGCTGCGCCAGACCGTCACCCTGCTCAAGTCTAACGACATCCCCATCGGCTGGGAGCAACTGCTCGACGACCTAGGCTACTGGCGTTCGGAGCAGCGGAGGGTTCAGCACCGATGGGCCAGAAGTTTTTACCAGAGAGCCGAACGGGAAACCCAACCCCAAGAATCCACACCCGAACCCCAACTCACCGGAGGTAACGAATGA
- the cas7e gene encoding type I-E CRISPR-associated protein Cas7/Cse4/CasC, with protein sequence MKALLEIHLLQNFAPSNLNRDDTGSPKDAYFGGVKRGRISSQSLKRAMRMYFREQKLIPEEHLAVRTKRLTERLAELLVARGHHRDTAVKVVNLALGGVKLKVEEANNKTQYLVYLGAAEIKKIAELINENWQALEEAITAEESGKNEESGKKKEKKDKKAAKEAVPEKLVKDLEKVMDGGKAVDIALFGRMLADLPEKNQYAACQVAHAISTHRVEHDEDFYTAVDDLKPDDNAGADMLGTVEFNSACYYRYAVVDLEKFRTNLQGDNELMLKGLEAFLRSSIYALPCGKQNSFAAHQLPSFIGFTVRTNASPRSLANAFEKPVKASQNGWLDASAQALVKEWNELEQIFGQGGMHYVINRTAAKLEGALENAAVDNVETLVKNTLDQVKKALSLEA encoded by the coding sequence ATGAAAGCTTTACTCGAGATCCACCTTCTGCAAAACTTCGCCCCCTCGAACCTCAACCGCGACGACACCGGCAGCCCCAAGGACGCTTATTTCGGCGGGGTAAAACGGGGGCGCATCTCGAGCCAGTCGCTCAAACGGGCCATGCGGATGTACTTTCGTGAGCAGAAGCTGATCCCCGAGGAGCATCTAGCAGTGCGCACCAAGCGCCTTACCGAGAGGTTAGCAGAGCTGCTAGTGGCCAGGGGCCACCACAGGGACACCGCCGTGAAGGTTGTGAACCTAGCCTTGGGCGGGGTGAAGCTCAAGGTGGAGGAGGCTAACAACAAGACCCAGTATTTGGTCTATCTTGGGGCGGCAGAGATTAAGAAGATTGCTGAACTTATAAACGAGAACTGGCAGGCTCTCGAGGAAGCCATCACCGCCGAGGAGTCTGGCAAGAACGAGGAGTCTGGCAAGAAGAAAGAGAAAAAAGACAAAAAGGCTGCCAAGGAGGCCGTGCCCGAGAAGCTGGTGAAGGACCTCGAGAAGGTCATGGATGGAGGCAAGGCGGTGGACATAGCCCTCTTCGGGCGGATGCTGGCCGACCTACCCGAGAAGAACCAGTACGCCGCTTGCCAGGTAGCCCACGCCATCTCAACGCACAGGGTCGAGCACGATGAGGATTTCTACACGGCGGTAGACGACCTCAAGCCCGACGACAACGCGGGTGCGGACATGCTGGGCACGGTGGAGTTCAACAGCGCCTGCTACTACCGCTACGCAGTGGTGGATCTCGAGAAGTTCCGCACCAACCTTCAGGGCGACAATGAGCTGATGCTCAAGGGCCTCGAGGCCTTCCTGCGCTCCTCCATCTACGCCCTGCCCTGCGGCAAGCAGAACTCTTTCGCAGCCCATCAGCTTCCCAGCTTTATCGGCTTCACTGTACGCACCAATGCGAGCCCACGCAGCCTCGCCAATGCCTTCGAGAAGCCAGTAAAGGCTTCTCAAAACGGCTGGTTAGATGCCTCCGCCCAGGCTCTGGTCAAAGAGTGGAACGAGCTCGAGCAGATCTTCGGTCAGGGAGGCATGCACTATGTGATCAATCGCACCGCGGCCAAGCTAGAGGGTGCCCTGGAAAACGCAGCGGTTGACAATGTGGAGACCCTGGTTAAAAACACCCTCGACCAAGTCAAAAAGGCGCTGAGCCTGGAGGCCTGA